Sequence from the Methanococcoides sp. LMO-2 genome:
TTTTTCATTTTTGTCATTCCTCATTATTAACTAAATGAACAAATGATCCGTAGATATATATCATTTATTTAAGCTACAAAATAATTCGTAGTCTTCTGAGCAGGAAATATCGTGAAAAAAAAGAAAATTATGGGTTGATCAGGAACTTGTTGACTTGAAAACATCTTCCTTAAGGATGCCATAATCATCAAAACTAAAACGCATGGTCATGAAGATACCAATGGCCACCGTCATCACAGTGGATACATAGATACCAACCATAATAGCCATCTGGTACTTGATCGCAAGGATAGGACTGGAACCTGCGATGATCTGACCGGTCATCATTCCAGGTAATGCAACCAAACCGATCGTTGACATGCTTGCAATTGAAGGTTTCAGTGCAAGATTGAGACTTTTTCTGGCATAGGGAAGAATTGCTTCATGCTTTTTTGCACCCAGTGACAGGCTGTACAAGTAACGGTTCTCGTTCCTCCTGATCGTATCATAGAAGTTACTGATACTCACGATGTTCCCCCTCAGAGAATTACCAAGGAACATACCGAATATAGGGATCAGGTATCTGGCATCAAAGAGGTGGTCAAGGTTTACCACGAAAGCATTGAAGTAAAGTATCACCAGGAAATTACCTATTATAAACGAAGCAAGTGTCGGTAATAATAGTTTCCTGAGGTCAAGACCGACATCATTAATGGTGGAATGGGTTGCTGCAAGAACCATTACCAATAGCCATAGAAGATTTACGATCGAATTGTTAAGGTCAAAGAGCACTGTAAGGAAAACTCCCACAAAAGCAAGTTGTACGATCATCCTTGAAGCTGAAACGATCGTCTCATGGATTATGCCAAGCTTAAGGTAGTGGCTCACAAGAAGAGGAATCACGAGCAACAGGAAACAGGCTACAAGGGACAGGTAACCAATGTCAACAGCATCCATTCAAACACCCACCGGTACGACCTTTACATCTTTATTATCCCATACATCATCGTGGGAAATGATCACAAGTGTCCATTCCTTGCGCTCAAGGAAATAATTGGCAACCTTTTCCTTCAGTGCAGCGTCAAGGGATGAAGTGATCTCATCGAGGAGATAGATGTCCTTTCCGATAAGCACTGACATGATGATACCTATCCTCTGCTTCTCACCCCCTGAAAGGTCCTCGAAATCCATTTCAAGAACATCTTTCTCAAATCCCAGATAGACAAGAAGCCTTCTGAGCTTGGTCCTGTCCAGTTTTCCTTCATTAAAAGAGTAGGAGAACACCTCCTCGATAAATTCGTTCACTGAACCTTCATAGATATCAAGATCCTGGGAAACATAAGCTATCCTTTTCCTCGCATCCCAAACGGTATTGCTGTCAAGCAGTCGGTTGTTAAAATAGAGTCTTCCACTTGTGGGATGAGCAAAACCCATCGGCATCTTCAAAAGTGTGGACTTCCCTGAACCGGACCTGCCTTTAAGCAGTATACGGTCACCTTTGTTGATATCAAGATCAAAGTGAGACAGTACTTCCTTCTCACCATAACGAATAGAGATATCTTCATACTTCAAGAGTTCCTGTCTCATGAGCTTTTTTTCACCTTATTGTTTAGACATTTTATAGTAGGATCCATATTATTCAAATTGACAATATTTCAGTTATTATTGAAATACTATTTAAAATCTAATGCATCTGAATCATATATGAAAGTTTTTATCCAAAACGAACTTATTTTACATATCCAATAATACCTATTTCAAATTTCATGTTATTTTATTTGGATGAAAATTATACTCGTAACATGTGACAAAAACGATAGCGATCTGATACAAATGAAGAACAATATACTCAACCTGACACTGCTGAAAAACAAATTTGGTGTTTGCCGCCTCGAAGGAGACAACTCCATACCTGAATGGGCAGATAGTAATGAAATTTGTTCCATTACCAGAACAGCAGAGGAACTATCGATCGTCTGCCCGGAGGAGAACATACCATCCGGCATCATCTGCGAAAAGGACTGGAAATGTCTCAAGGTCGAAGGTCCCCTGGATTTCTCCCTGATCGGGATACTGGCACGTATCAGCAATCTTCTTGCAGAAGAAAAGATCAGCATCTTTGTGATCTCCACCTACAACACTGACTATATACTTGTCAGAGAAGCTGATGTAAAAGCAACAATTGAAAAGCTGTCAGCAAACGGGTATATGGTATCGGATGAGAAAGAGAACTGATTACATATATAGTTCTGAAATTACCATTCTGACGTTACTTATATATCCCATCTTCTCAATACTTTTTAGTATGACAAAATGGAAGAAAGCTTCAGAGGAACTTGGGGAACTGATAGGGGAATCCGTATCCGACTATGAAGTTGAATTCCGGAAGATGTTCGGCAGCCCTGTCTACTTCGTGAACGGAAACATGTTCATCGGTGTTCATGGCAACGGTATCATGCTTCGCCTGCAGGAAGAAGACCAGCAGAAGCTCTACGATGAGTACGACGAAGCAGCACCTTTTACACCAAACGGCAGGCGCATGAGGGAATATGCCCTGATACCTCCGGCAGTGTACGATGATGGGATCGAGTTAAGGAAATGGCTGGACATATCGTATAGCTATGTGAGTTCCCTGCCGAAGAAAGAGAAAAAGGAAAAGAAGAAAAAGGCAGCTTCTAAGAAAACAAAGAAAAGCGAGAAATGATTCACTTATCGCACCTTCTCTTTTTCAGGTGATATCAGATGCTTCAAGCTCTTAGAACTCGAAAAAGATTATCCATACTATTTTTACTGTCACTGTTAGCTGTTTCCATCTATGTAGCATCCACATATCTTATAATTGGCCCGGGATTGGCACCTGCTGAGATCATGAAGGAATGGTATCTGCCGGGTGGAGCTGGAGATAATGAAGCAGATCTTTCTTTATTCCCGGCTATTTCCGAATACTCAGCATCCAGTCGCTACTCAAATTCCACTATCATTTGTGTGTGGTATTTCGAAAAGAAATCTTCTTTTCTGGAAGGAGAGAACAATTTATCAGAATACTTAAAGGAATCCGGACAGGTAGAGATTCTAGAAATAAATATCACAAACGAACTGGATGAAGTCATCAACAGTCGCGGTAAAAATTGGCAACCTACCAATGGACCACGGGTATTTGATGCGACCAAATACGAAGGAACAGAAACATCCGGCTACTTCATCGTCTATGAAAACCCGTTCCTTGAAACGAGCGAGGATTATTTCATAACATATTACGGTACAAAAGACACGACCAATTTTAACGATAAAAAGAACGACCTTATGTATCTGATAGCACGATCATATTATCTCGGAGAAGGAAATGTAACATCTCTGGATTTCGAAAATAGCGAGGACAGGAAAAACTCCCTCCTGCCCTCTTTAAAAGACTTTATTGGCTGGTACTATTGCCCTATTGCAACCTGATCCTGTCTGTTTCACATAGCTTCCTTGATGTACTTGATCATCCTCGGCGTCAGCAGTGGAATGATCTGTGGAAGCATGTTAGGCATCAGGTTCCCCATAGCCTCTGGCATAAGATCAGGCATCTGCTCTCTCAGGTCGTCAGACATCTGAACACGCCTGCCAACTGCTTCGAGCATGTCGGGCATGACCTTTGGCATTATGCCTGGCAGGAGCATTGGCATCATGACCGGCATCATTGGCTTCATCATGAGGTCCATTCCCGGTACATACTTGACCATCTTCATCATACCACGTAGCGGAGCAGGCATTGCGGCCATCATCTGTGGGAGGAGTTCCACCATCAGATCGGTCATGTTCTCAGGCTTGAGCAGGTGGATCATCTGGTCGAATGTGATCCATGCAGTAAGCGCAGTGTTCGTAGTATCAGGAATATCGTATCCCATACTGCGGGCTACTGTTGCTGAAAGATCCTGGACATCAACCGGACTTCCGCTCTTCTCTGCAGCGATCCTCAACTGTACCTGACAGCACGGACATGCAGCTACCATGATGTCAGCACCGATATCCTCGGCTTCCTTCAGCCTCATGTTACCGACGACGTTAGCAACATCCGGATCTGCGACCAGTGTCAGGACTGAACCACAGCAGTGACCTTCGTCCCTGTTGTGCTCCATTTCACGCAGCTCAACGCCCGGAACTGATTTGATGAGGTCTCTTGGTGGTTCATAGATACCACCGGCACGGCCCATATGACATGCATCGTGGACTGTGACAACCTTGTCAAGAGGTGTGACGAACTTCTCGGAGAGCACATCGAGCTTGTCCTGAAGGACCTGTGAATAGTGCTTTGCCTCGAAATCGTACTCGATGCCCAGCTTCTCAGCCCACTGGCGATAGAAAGTGTCCCATACCAGCCAGCATGCAGGACAGGATGTGATAACGGTCTTTACACCCTTCTTCCTCATGTTCTCGATGTTCATTCTCATGATCTTCTCGAAAACATCCCACTTACCGGCAGCAAGCATAGGAATACCACAGCAGGACTCTTCCTTGCCTAGATAGGTGATCTCCATTCCTGCATCGGTCAGCAGACGAACTGAAGCTTCTGCGATATCCTTCTCGACAAATGATGCAGTACATCCAGCAAAGTAAGCATATTCAGCCTTGTCCTTGATCTTTGGCTTGAGGTCCTCAGGCATCCATTCTTCCCTGTTCTTGAGATACTCTCCCCAGATGTTCCTTTCCTTGAGCAGGCTGGAAGCCATGATCTCGAACGGAGGGATTGTCATCATGCCACGTTCCACGACCAGTTCTTCCCTCATTGTCATCCAGGAATCATTGATCGGAAGGTCGAGCTGGCATCTGTGGTCACAGAGCTCGCAGGTCGTACAGGCAAGGAAAGTGTCCACCTGTTCCTGTGTCATCTTGTCCCTGCCGGCAAGGTATTCCTTGATAAAGAACCACTTGCCTCTGGGGGACTGGGATTCCCAACCGCGACCGTAGTACTGGTCACACTCTTCAACACAGTAACCACACTGGGCACAGGTGTATGCATGGGATACGATGTCTGCGGGGATGTCCTTCTGCTTTTTGAAGGTCTCCTCACCTACACCGCTTCTGTTCCCGACGAACCTCATGATCGGCTCGAATGCCTTGGACATTGAGATACCGGCCTTGAGGATTCCTTTACCTGAGATGGTCTCAGGGTTCATGATGTCATCCGGATCGACCTGTTGTTTCAGGGCGAGCATCTTCTTCAGGCGGTCGCCGTAGACCTTCTCTGCCTCCTTTGCGAAGTAGAGACCTGAAGCATAGATCCTTCCGCCATTCTCCTCGGCGATCTTGATAATGCTGATACCGAGTGTGAATGCAAGGTTGAACTTGAAGGATCTCTCGGAGTGAGGAATGAAACAAAGGAGGATCACGTTT
This genomic interval carries:
- a CDS encoding FAD-binding and (Fe-S)-binding domain-containing protein: MAKNTANLTSSQEEELGGIFGDRVNFSKRERHFYCHDVGALPSMAKMMLGNTDPAAIVKLRTEDDIVKLMGFARKHSIPVVPRAGASSGYGGVIPTKGGIIADVNLLNDIISIDAENMTVTVGAGIVWERLEKKLNEKDFSVCAMPSSAPAATVGGWLAQNGIGYGSYEYGWSQDTMVSARAVLPNGEVRDFTGDEMDSLIGSMGTVGIITQITLKIRKLEDTASISAEFADSESLQKALLAVAAEKVPLWSISFINPDWAGMKNEMPFSTHHGEPVVEDRPELPKSYICNFIYPESRDVSALENIITSNGGKVLSEDISKHEAGEWFRSMKVKRLGPSFIPAEIIIPVDKVGKVFNEIKAKVDLPVLIEGMVEKEGNVILLCFIPHSERSFKFNLAFTLGISIIKIAEENGGRIYASGLYFAKEAEKVYGDRLKKMLALKQQVDPDDIMNPETISGKGILKAGISMSKAFEPIMRFVGNRSGVGEETFKKQKDIPADIVSHAYTCAQCGYCVEECDQYYGRGWESQSPRGKWFFIKEYLAGRDKMTQEQVDTFLACTTCELCDHRCQLDLPINDSWMTMREELVVERGMMTIPPFEIMASSLLKERNIWGEYLKNREEWMPEDLKPKIKDKAEYAYFAGCTASFVEKDIAEASVRLLTDAGMEITYLGKEESCCGIPMLAAGKWDVFEKIMRMNIENMRKKGVKTVITSCPACWLVWDTFYRQWAEKLGIEYDFEAKHYSQVLQDKLDVLSEKFVTPLDKVVTVHDACHMGRAGGIYEPPRDLIKSVPGVELREMEHNRDEGHCCGSVLTLVADPDVANVVGNMRLKEAEDIGADIMVAACPCCQVQLRIAAEKSGSPVDVQDLSATVARSMGYDIPDTTNTALTAWITFDQMIHLLKPENMTDLMVELLPQMMAAMPAPLRGMMKMVKYVPGMDLMMKPMMPVMMPMLLPGIMPKVMPDMLEAVGRRVQMSDDLREQMPDLMPEAMGNLMPNMLPQIIPLLTPRMIKYIKEAM
- a CDS encoding ABC transporter permease, whose translation is MDAVDIGYLSLVACFLLLVIPLLVSHYLKLGIIHETIVSASRMIVQLAFVGVFLTVLFDLNNSIVNLLWLLVMVLAATHSTINDVGLDLRKLLLPTLASFIIGNFLVILYFNAFVVNLDHLFDARYLIPIFGMFLGNSLRGNIVSISNFYDTIRRNENRYLYSLSLGAKKHEAILPYARKSLNLALKPSIASMSTIGLVALPGMMTGQIIAGSSPILAIKYQMAIMVGIYVSTVMTVAIGIFMTMRFSFDDYGILKEDVFKSTSS
- a CDS encoding ACT domain-containing protein, whose protein sequence is MKIILVTCDKNDSDLIQMKNNILNLTLLKNKFGVCRLEGDNSIPEWADSNEICSITRTAEELSIVCPEENIPSGIICEKDWKCLKVEGPLDFSLIGILARISNLLAEEKISIFVISTYNTDYILVREADVKATIEKLSANGYMVSDEKEN
- a CDS encoding ABC transporter ATP-binding protein translates to MRQELLKYEDISIRYGEKEVLSHFDLDINKGDRILLKGRSGSGKSTLLKMPMGFAHPTSGRLYFNNRLLDSNTVWDARKRIAYVSQDLDIYEGSVNEFIEEVFSYSFNEGKLDRTKLRRLLVYLGFEKDVLEMDFEDLSGGEKQRIGIIMSVLIGKDIYLLDEITSSLDAALKEKVANYFLERKEWTLVIISHDDVWDNKDVKVVPVGV
- a CDS encoding TfoX/Sxy family protein; its protein translation is MTKWKKASEELGELIGESVSDYEVEFRKMFGSPVYFVNGNMFIGVHGNGIMLRLQEEDQQKLYDEYDEAAPFTPNGRRMREYALIPPAVYDDGIELRKWLDISYSYVSSLPKKEKKEKKKKAASKKTKKSEK